AGAATGACCGTTAGGATATACCCAACCCAATTAGGGATTTCGTGCATTCCGAAAAAACCGTGCATGTTATCAACATAAACACCAGAAGCAATCATTAGAACAGCCACCAGTACCTGACTTAGCAGCTTATACCTAAAGCTAACAGAAATCAGGTCGTCAGCCAAACCAATAAAGAACAGTACGACCAAGCTGCAAAGCAAAAACAGCGTTTCAACTAAAACATTATGAGAAATATTATCGGCAACTTCAATCCCAACAAGGTAACGGATTCCCATTACGAAGGATACAGAGAAAAGAAGGGCGGGCAGAAACGAAACGCCTCCTAATCGAGGAACCTGTTTGGTGTGAACCTTTCGCTCGTTTATAAAATCAAAAAGCCCCTTTCGCCTTGAGATAATAACAATTCGAGGAACAATAATAAAACCAATTGCTGCTGAAATGGCAAATGTTAAACAAATAAGTAAGTTGATAACAACAGTTTTATCCATAGAATATCAAAAAAATTAAAAAAGCGGTTGAGAATAAAATCCCAGTTACTTAAAATAAAAACAGCAAAATCGATTCAAAAATAGGGAATCATATCAATCACCCAATAAAGAATCTACAACAAAAATGGAAAACACCCTAACAATTCTTATACCAATCAAGGATTATTTAGCTGTTTTGAGTTTCAAGTCCTTCTCTGAAATGATGAAATTGCCACTAACATATGGCCACTCAACCCCAAACGACTTATAGTGAAACCCTGCTTCGCTCTCCTTGCAGTAAACATTATCCACCCTATACTGGAAGATGCAAGTATCGCTCAATACGAGAAATCCATGTGCGAATCCTCGAGGGATGAATAGCTGTCGATGATTTTCGTCGCTAAGTTCGACACCAACATACTTCCCATAGGTTGGCGAACCTTCGCGAACATCAACCGCCACATCGTACACCTTACCAACAACTACTCTTACCAGCTTAGCTTGAGAAAATTCTCCAGTCTGAAGGTGCAAACCACGAAGCACTCCCCTACTCGACATCGACTCATTATCCTGAACCCAGTGAATCTTTCCAATATTCCTATTAAACTCGTCCTCCTTGAAGGATTCCATGAAGTATCCTCGATTATCGGCGAACGCTTTAGGTTCAACAATAAAAACTCCGGGGATTTCAGTCTCTATAAATTGCATTGCTTATAGTTGTAACTAATAAATTATTCCTGCAAGTAACCCTCTATGCGATTTTACTTCACTAAACGAAGAAGGTATTGCCCGTACTGATTTTTAGCCATTGGTTCGGCAAGCGTCTTCACCTGCTCGGCGCTGATATATCCTTTGTTGTAGGCAATTTCTTCGAGGCAGGCAACCTTTAATCCCTGGCGCTCCTCGATGGTTTCGATAAACTGGCTAGCTTCTAGCATGCTCTTGTGCGTACCAGTATCAAGCCAAGCAAAGCCACGCCCCATAAGTTCTACATTGAGCATACCTCTATTCAAGTATTCCTGGTTTACCGAAGTTATCTCGAGTTCTCCACGAGCCGAAGGTTTTACGTTTTTGGCAACCTGAATAACATCGTTAGTATAAAAGTACAATCCGACTACAGCGTAGCTGCTTTTTGGATCTTTAG
This window of the uncultured Acetobacteroides sp. genome carries:
- the rfbC gene encoding dTDP-4-dehydrorhamnose 3,5-epimerase produces the protein MQFIETEIPGVFIVEPKAFADNRGYFMESFKEDEFNRNIGKIHWVQDNESMSSRGVLRGLHLQTGEFSQAKLVRVVVGKVYDVAVDVREGSPTYGKYVGVELSDENHRQLFIPRGFAHGFLVLSDTCIFQYRVDNVYCKESEAGFHYKSFGVEWPYVSGNFIISEKDLKLKTAK